One region of Acropora muricata isolate sample 2 chromosome 13, ASM3666990v1, whole genome shotgun sequence genomic DNA includes:
- the LOC136895830 gene encoding tetratricopeptide repeat protein 28-like, with amino-acid sequence MQGQAGKRRDFGTQTLHFHSRDDLQILAEFLKKHLIIIIEKGDQAEEGHAYRELGIVYFSLGEFRKTIEYCEKHLKIAIESGDRAGEGRASGNLGNAYTSLGDFQKAIEYHEKHLKIAIEIDDRAGEGEAYGNLGNAYDSLGNFRKAIEYHERHLKIAIEIGGRTGEGLAYGNLGNAYMSLGDFRKAIEYHERHLKIAIEIGGRTGEGLAYGNLGNAYMSLGDFRKAIEYHEKHLKSAIEIRGRAGEGLAYGNLGNAYTSLGDFRKAMEYHEKHLKIAIEIGDLAGEGRAYGNLGIAYWSLGDFQKAITFHQKDLKIALQIGDQAGEGRASGNLGNAYTSLGEFRNAIEYHEKDLKIAIEIADRAGEGRAYANLGVAHRSLGDFRKAIEYHEKHLKIAIVIDDRAGEGGAYGNLGNAYFSLGDFRKAIEYHKKHLKIAIESGGRAGEGRASGNLANAYRSLGDFRKAIVYHEKELKLATEIGGRAEEGRAYGNLGNAYFSLGDFRKSIKYHEKYLKTAIEIDDRAGEGGAYGNLGNAYTSLGDFRKAIEYHEKHLKIARKIGGRAEEGQAYGSLGNAYRSLGNFRKAIEYHEKDLKIAIEIGDRAGEGAVYGNLGIAYRSLGDFRKAIEYYEKHLKIAIEIGGKAGEGQAYGNLGSAYDSLGDFRKAIEYHEKHLKIAIEIGDRAGEGQAYGSLGNAYRSLGNFRKAIDCHEKDLKIAIDIGGRAREAQAYGSLGNVQLLLGDFRKAIEYYEKDLKIAVEIDDRAGEGGAYGNLGIAYSSLGDFRKAIEYHEKNLKIAIETGYRVREGTAHHNIGIGYCKLGQFDTAVGNFVSAVDVWNTLRSLLKSEGNWKMKFREQYEMTYTSLWKSLLRIGNIKEALVAADQGRAQTLNDNLLIQYGLTSPSSCTAFESKETTMRLFTELSSQMIFLGIEGLCINIWFLSRGQKVAFRQGKLEVDITEKDSIRTLLQAALRKIKAEDEVRCEDRTFDELDNECPCSRELCKEVEKSCQFSDNPFRLFYDAVIAPIVDLLGSQFDELVIVSDGALCFTPWAAIVESIKIRTVPSLTSYQLISHVPENYHKKTGALLVGNPCLNVLKKPPPDLPCAQEEVEMIASILNTSPLTGREATKAEVIKRMSSVGLIHIAAHGNKRTGEIALSPNLGWTSKFPEKKDFILKMSDVQSANLRARLVVLSCCHSGRGKILKGEDVVGIARAFLAAGARSVLISLWAIDDEATMLFMKNFYQHLKEGKSASAAVYRAMKSLRESERFSEMRYWAPFQLIGDDVKIEFEADNNAKN; translated from the coding sequence atgcaaggacAGGCCGGGAAAAGAAGAGACTTTGGCACTCAAACATTACATTTCCACTCAAGGGATGACTTACAAATACTTGCTGAGTTTcttaaaaaacatttgattaTTATCATAGAAAAAGGTGATCAAGCCGAAGAGGGACACGCCTATCGAGAGCTCGGTATtgtttacttttcactgggtgaatTCCGAAAAACCATTGAGTATTGTGAAAAACACCtgaaaattgcgatagaaagcggtgatcgggccggagaaggacgagcctcgGGAAATCTAGGTAATGCTTACacgtcactgggtgacttccaaaaagccattgagtatcatgaaaaacacttgaaaattgcaatagaaatcgatgatcgggcgggagaaggagaagcctatggaaatctcggtaatgcttacgactcactgggtaacttccgaaaagccattgagtatcatgaaagacacttgaaaattgcaatagaaatcggtggtCGGACAGGAGAAGGactagcctatggaaatctcggtaatgcttacatgtcactgggtgacttccgaaaagccattgagtatcatgaaagacacttgaaaattgcaatagaaatcggtggtCGGACAGGAGAAGGactagcctatggaaatctcggtaatgcttacatgtcactgggtgacttccgaaaagccattgagtatcatgaaaaacacttgaaaagtGCAATAGAAATCCGTGGTCGGGCTGGAGAGGGactagcctatggaaatctgggTAATGCTTACacgtcactgggtgacttccgaaaagccatggagtatcatgaaaaacacttaaaaattgcaatagaaatcggtgatctggccggagaaggacgagcctatggaaatctcggtattgcctactggtcactgggtgacttccaaaaagccattacGTTTCatcaaaaagacttgaaaattgcattacaaatcggtgatcaggccggagaaggacgagcctctggaaatctcggtaatgcttacacgTCACTGGGTGAGTTCCGAAatgccattgagtatcatgaaaaggacttgaaaattgcaatagaaatcgctgaTCGCGCCGGAGAAGGACGTGCCTATGCAAATCTTGGTGTTGCTCACaggtcattgggtgacttccgaaaagccattgagtatcatgagaaacacttgaaaattgcaatagtaATCGATGATCGGGCGGGAGAGGGAGGAGCCTATGgtaatctcggtaatgcttacttttcactaggtgacttccgaaaagccattgagtatcataaaaaacacttgaaaattgcaatagaaagcggtggtcgggccggagaaggacgagcctctGGAAATCTCGCTAATGCATACAGGTCActaggtgacttccgaaaagccattgtgtatcatgaaaaagaattgaaacttgcaacagaaatcggtggtcgggccgaagaaggacgagcctatggaaatcttggtaatgcttacttttcactgggtgacttccgaaaatctattaagtatcatgaaaaatacttgaaaactgcaatagaaattgatgatagggccggagaaggaggagcctatggaaatctcggtaatgcttacacgtcactgggtgacttccgaaaagccattgagtatcatgaaaaacacttgaaaattgcaagaaaaattgGTGGTCGGGCCgaagaaggacaagcctatggaagtctcggtaatgcttacaggtcactgggtaacttccgaaaagccatagagtatcatgaaaaagacttgaaaattgcaatagaaatcggtgatcgggccggagaaggcgcagtctatggaaatctcggtattgcttacaggtcactgggtgactttcggaaagccattgagtattatgaaaagcacttgaaaattgcaatagaaatcggtggtAAGGCTGgggaaggacaagcctatggaaatctcggtagtgcttatgactcactgggtgacttccgaaaagccattgagtaccatgaaaaacacttaaaaattgcaatagaaatcggtgatcgggccggagaaggacaagcgtatggaagtctcggtaatgcttacaggtcATTGGgtaacttccgaaaagccattgactgtcatgaaaaagacttgaaaattgcaatagataTCGGTGGTCGGGCCAGAGAAGCacaagcctatggaagtctcggtaatgttCAACTtttactgggtgacttccgaaaagccattgagtattatgaaaaagacttgaaaattgcggTAGAAATtgatgatcgggccggagaagggggagcctatggaaatctcggtattgcttacagctcactgggtgactttcgaaaagccattgagtatcatgaaaaaaacttgaaaattgcgatagaaacTGGTTATCGTGTCAGAGAAGGAACGGCTCATCACAATATTGGTATCGGATACTGTAAGCTTGGACAGTTTGACACAGCGGTGGGTAATTTTGTTTCAGCTGTGGATGTGTGGAATACTTTGAGATCTCTATTGAAATCTGAAGGGaattggaaaatgaaatttcgtgaGCAGTATGAGATGACTTACACTTCATTATGGAAgtcattgctaagaattggaaaTATCAAGGAGGCTTTGGttgctgctgatcaaggacgagcACAGACTTTGAAtgacaatttgttgattcaatatggACTCACTTCACCCTCATCATGCACCGCATTTGAGTCCAAGGAGACAACAATGCGCCTCTTCACggagctttcttcacaaatgaTCTTTCTCGGGATTGAAGGACTTTGCATCAATATCTGGTTTTTGAGCAGGGGacagaaagttgcatttcgacAAGGGAAGCTAGAGGTTGATATCACAGAGAAAGATTCCATACGTACCTTACTACAAGCAGCTTTAAGGAAAATCAAAGCTGAAGATGAAGTGAGatgcgaagatcgcacatttgatgaatTAGACAATGAATGCCCGTGTAGCAGAGAATTGTGCAAGGAGGTGGAAAAGTCATGTCAGTTTTCAGACAATCCTTTTAGGctattttatgatgcagttattgctccaattgttgacttgcttggatctcaattcgacgagttggtcattgtttctgacggTGCGCTTTGCTTTACGCCATGGGCCGCAATTGTTGAATCGATTAAGATTCGCACTGTGCCCTCTCTtaccagttatcaattgatctcacATGTACCTGAGAACTACCACAAGAAGACGGGGGCGCTTTtagtcggaaatccgtgcttaaacgTGTTGAAGAAACCTCCAcccgacttaccatgtgctcaagaggaagtagaaatgattgcatcaattctgaACACCAGCCCTCTAACAgggagagaggcaacaaaagctgaagtgataaaacggatgtcgtcagttggtttaattcacattgctgcccacggaaacaagcgcactggagaaattgccctGTCTCCAAACCTCGGATGGACTTCCAAGTTCcctgaaaaaaaagatttcattttaaaaatgtccgatgtacaatcggccaatcttcgagctcgccttgttgtcttaagttgctgtcacagtggacgaggcaaaatcttgaagggtgaggatgtggtcggtatcgcacgtgccttcttggcagctggtgctcgttctgtgttgatatcgctgtgggcaatagacgacgaagctaccatgCTGTTCATGAAAAacttctaccaacacctgaaggaaggaaaaagcgCCAGTGCTGCTGTTTACCGagcgatgaaatcccttcgtgaatctgagagGTTTTCTGAaatgaggtactgggctccattccaacttatcggagatgacgtcaagattgaattcgaggcggatAACAACGCCAAAAATTAG
- the LOC136895832 gene encoding uncharacterized protein, whose product MWGQFYPDVVVSKPMTDLCVTCQQNTNRLQRAANLPESEKEELLRDHQDHIKSAQREREFYRSSCTNSQETLDNIGGYALSRTNRNVCSLKATIHYSFDFAQQVHIPSNPMQPGPIYFKTPRKCGIFGVMCEAIPQQVNFLIDEAATTGKGANATISYVHYYFKHHGLGETDAHLNADNCTGQNKNNFFVWYLAWRIMINLHDTVLYSFLIAGHTKFGPDRCFGMIKKSYKVTYVSSIFELARLVENSSSIGINKAQLVGTHDGRVIVPVYDWTSFLEPYFKRIPNIKKYHHFRFSKDSPGMVLCKELVTSPEQPFMLLKDQVNLPPPSVLPPTIRPDGLSQERKNYLFREIRQFCKPGTEDLVAPAP is encoded by the coding sequence ATGTGGGGACAATTTTATCCTGATGTGGTAGTTTCAAAACCAATGACAGATCTATGTGTAACTTGTCAGCAGAACACTAACAGACTTCAACGTGCAGCCAATCTTCCGGAAAGTGAAAAAGAAGAACTACTCAGGGATCATCAGGATCACATCAAGTCTGCTCAACGTGAAAGAGAATTTTACAGGAGCTCTTGCACAAACTCTCAGGAAACATTAGACAACATCGGAGGCTATGCATTGAGTCGCACAAACCGGAATGTTTGTTCACTGAAGGCGACGATACATTATTCTTTTGACTTTGCTCAGCAAGTCCACATCCCCAGCAATCCTATGCAACCGGGCCCTATTTATTTTAAAACTCCCCGAAAATGCGGAATATTTGGAGTGATGTGTGAGGCAATTCCACAGCAAGTCAACTTTTTAATTGACGAGGCTGCTACAACTGGAAAAGGAGCGAATGCGACCATTAGCTACGTCCATTATTATTTTAAACATCACGGACTCGGAGAGACGGACGCACATCTCAACGCCGACAACTGCACTGGCcagaataaaaacaatttctttgtatGGTACCTAGCCTGGAGAATTATGATAAACCTCCATGACACAGTCCTGTACTCATTCCTCATTGCTGGTCACACGAAATTTGGACCAGATCGTTGCTTTGGGATGATTAAAAAATCATACAAAGTCACCTACGTATCTTCTATTTTCGAGCTGGCGCGCCTGGTTGAAAACTCAAGCAGTATTGGGATCAACAAAGCCCAGCTTGTGGGAACTCACGATGGAAGAGTCATTGTTCCAGTGTACGACTGGACATCCTTTCTGGAACCGTACTTTAAGAGAATCCCAAATATCAAGAAGTATCACCATTTCCGATTTTCAAAGGACAGTCCAGGAATGGTCCTCTGCAAAGAGTTAGTCACAAGTCCCGAACAGCCGTTTATGTTGTTGAAAGATCAAGTGAATTTACCTCCTCCCTCTGTTCTTCCACCTACGATCAGACCCGATGGTCTCTCACAAGAGCGTAAGAACTACCTGTTCCGGGAGATACGCCAATTTTGTAAACCTGGTACAGAGGACTTAGTGGCTCCCGCACCTTGA